The following coding sequences are from one Alosa alosa isolate M-15738 ecotype Scorff River chromosome 3, AALO_Geno_1.1, whole genome shotgun sequence window:
- the LOC125291926 gene encoding ADP-ribosylhydrolase ARH1-like — protein sequence MAEKSPLQERYQACLILSGAGDALAYNRGDWEFESNGEKIHKEVAARGGLENLDVKEFPISDDTVMHLATAEALVETGKDISLKDLCGTLVKKYIQCMNDMSGRAPGFTCIDSTAQLAANQAGDWRIPFSKVGGGCGAAMRAMCVGLRFPRPEQERLLVAVSVESGRMTHHHPTGYLGALAAALFTAYAVRGTPQVEAWGQGLMKVLEKVKEYVQQEGYCVKENLKHWDYFGDSWRKYLQHRGILEGTGKAQFPDDYGVTAREDFYRSVSYRATGGASGHDAPMIAYDALLRAGDSWTELANHGFFHGGDSDSTAAIAAAWWGALYGFHNVPPKNYQKLEYYSRLSNVADELYKLRGLPIS from the exons atggCTGAGAAATCCCCTCTCCAGGAAAGATACCAAGCCTGCTTGATTCTGAGTGGAGCTGGAGATGCACTGGCGTACAACCGTGGCGACTGGGAATTTGAGTCAAATGGTGAAAAAATCCATAAGGAGGTAGCAGCGAGAGGGGGCTTGGAGAACCTGGATGTTAAGGAGTTTCCGATCAGTGATGACACTGTCATGCACCTTGCAACAGCTGAAGCCTTAGTGGAGACTGGAAAAGACATATCATTAAAAGACTTGTGTGGCACCTTGGTCAAAAAGTACATACAGTGTATGAATGATATGTCTGGCAGGGCCCCAG GTTTCACATGCATTGATAGCACTGCCCAATTAGCGGCAAACCAGGCGGGAGACTGGAGGATCCCTTTCAGCAAAGTTGGTGGGGGCTGTGGTGCTGCCATGAGGGCCATGTGTGTGGGTCTGCGCTTCCCCAGGCCTGAGCAGGAGCGCCTCCTGGTGGCCGTGAGTGTGGAGAGTGGCCGCAtgacccaccaccaccccacggGCTACCTGGGGGCGCTGGCCGCTGCGCTGTTCACAGCCTACGCGGTGAGGGGCACACCACAGGTAGAGGCCTGGGGCCAGGGTCTGATGAAGGTGCTGGAGAAGGTCAAGGAGTATGTGCAGCAGGAGGGGTATTGTGTTAAAGAAAACCTGAAACATTG GGACTACTTCGGGGACAGCTGGAGAAAATACCTTCAGCATAGAGGAATCCTTGAAGGGACTGGCAAAGCCCAGTTCCCAGATGACTATGGAGTGACGGCGAGGGAGGATTTCTACAGGTCAGTCAGCTACAGGGCAACAGGCGGTGCCAGCGGACACGACGCACCCATGATCGCCTACGACGCACTGCTGCGAGCTGGGGACTCGTGGACTGAGCTGGCCAATCACGGCTTCTTCCACGGAGGTGATAGTGACTCCACTGCTGCCATTGCTGCTGCCTGGTGGGGTGCCCTCTACGGGTTTCACAACGTGCCCCCCAAAAACTACCAAAAGCTTGAGTACTACAGCCGCCTATCTAACGTGGCAGATGAGCTTTACAAGCTGAGGGGTTTGCCAATCTCATGA